One Gossypium hirsutum isolate 1008001.06 chromosome A11, Gossypium_hirsutum_v2.1, whole genome shotgun sequence genomic window carries:
- the LOC107894395 gene encoding pectinesterase/pectinesterase inhibitor PPE8B-like isoform X2 yields the protein MITARKHIMFIAILAVWWEGQGQLAPLFDMIIAQDGSGDITTITQGISSAPSFGSSRFRIKLCAGIYNENIVINKEKTDLTIIGEGMERGIITGSRSYGDGMKIFETATIEINGDGFVASGITFQITAGLEKK from the exons ATGATAACGGCAAGGAAGCATATCATGTTTATAGCTATCTTGGCAGTATGGTGGGAAGGCCAGGGTCAGTTGGCTCCACTCTTCGACATGATCATAGCACAGGATGGATCAGGAGATATCACTACCATTACCCAAGGAATATCATCAGCTCCGAGCTTCGGTTCAAGCCGGTTCAGGATAAAATTATGTGCAGGTATTTACAATGAGAACATTGTCATTAACAAGGAGAAGACCGATCTGACAATCATTGGGGAAGGGATGGAAAGAGGTATTATCACAGGCAGCAGGAGTTATGGTGATGGCATGAAAATATTCGAGACTGCAACAATTG AGATAAATGGTGATGGCTTTGTTGCTTCTGGTATAACTTTCCAGATTACTGCTGGCCTTGAAAAAAAGTAG
- the LOC107894395 gene encoding pectinesterase/pectinesterase inhibitor-like isoform X1 — protein MPKEGTSFSGSARFMGWWISFSVMQQPCSTGAAYPLGKPLAGQSNTVMGQGREVSVGQGGLRDPHLHTWCNFGTYLGRPWRDCARTIVMQNYLDDCIDPRGWLEFDGRGSDLDLSYAEYDNRGPGSATYGRVKWKGYRVIHSLEAYQFRVREFIYGDWWIPAIGVVIL, from the coding sequence ATGCCGAAAGAGGGTACCAGTTTTTCAGGGAGTGCGAGATTTATGGGATGGTGGATTTCATTTTCGGTGATGCAGCAGCCGTGTTCCACGGGTGCTGCATATCCACTCGGGAAGCCACTCGCTGGGCAATCAAACACCGTGATGGGCCAAGGACGAGAAGTTTCCGTGGGACAAGGTGGGCTTCGTGATCCGCATCTGCATACTTGGTGCAACTTTGGAACCTACTTGGGAAGGCCTTGGAGAGATTGCGCTAGGACCATTGTGATGCAGAATTACTTGGACGACTGTATTGATCCACGAGGATGGTTGGAATTCGATGGCAGAGGCTCCGACTTGGATTTATCCTATGCCGAATATGATAACAGAGGTCCAGGTTCAGCCACATATGGTAGAGTGAAGTGGAAAGGATACAGGGTCATCCACTCCCTGGAAGCTTATCAATTTAGAGTCAGGGAATTTATTTATGGTGACTGGTGGATTCCAGCAATTGGAGTTGTGATTTTATAG
- the LOC107895303 gene encoding uncharacterized protein — protein MDHSYLKETSIEVDLESGGTISEDERTKGHGSSNLQTNKNFSRVWSNLLRFDSVGKGKYGVNSCSSSSSFGSVEGENMEFWVDKSSEGEDNHDLMALVEKNFAEDNCKKKNSRKPPKPPRPPKAPLLDAADQQLVREIAELSMRKRARIKRIKAMKKMKAANAAPSSSSSLFAMVITVIFCLVILFQGICYRRGTTVMLQGSPAPAVGEGLISVQFYKTFPTTEKHDHDPPSLLEQQGSSSVLGGETRKVD, from the exons ATGGATCACTCATATTTAAAAGAAACAAGTATTGAAGTAGATCTTGAAAGTGGTGGAACAATCAGTGAAGATGAAAGAACCAAAGGTCATGGTTCATCAAATttgcaaacaaataaaaattttagtagaGTTTGGAGTAATCTTTTGAGATTTGACAGCGTTGGCAAGGGCAAATATGGCGTAAACTCTTGTAGTAGTTCCTCAAGCTTTGGCTCAGTTGAGGGTGAGAATATGGAATTCTGGGTGGACAAGAGTTCAGAAGGGGAAGATAATCATGATCTCATGGCGCTTGTGGAGAAGAACTTTGCAGAGGATAATTGTAAGAAGAAAAACTCTAGGAAGCCTCCCAAGCCTCCACGGCCACCGAAAGCTCCTTTGTTGGATGCTGCTGACCAGCAGTTGGTGAGGGAGATAGCTGAACTTTCCATGAGAAAACGTGCTAGGATTAAACGAATTAAAgcaatgaagaagatgaaggcTGCAAATGCTGCGCCATCATCAAGCAGTAGCCTTTTTGCTATGGTCATCACAGTTATCTTTTGCCTTGTCATACTCTTTCAAG GCATATGTTATAGACGCGGCACAACTGTGATGTTACAGGGATCTCCTGCACCAGCGGTTGGTGAAGGCTTGATTTCTGTTCAATTTTACAAAACCTTTCCTACAACTGAAAAACATGACCATGATCCTCCTAG CCTGTTAGAGCAGCAGGGTTCCAGTTCAGTTCTTGGAGGAGAAACTAGGAAAGTTGACTGA
- the LOC107895304 gene encoding WRKY transcription factor 23 isoform X2, giving the protein MERKQGVKVEDVLGNSSCSVNDFPLQSIFDLSSNEEEKIRSLGFMDLLGVQDLICSPVLEIMAAQQAPSLMATQPPNPFSSTKIESPHEVFNQPATPNSSTISSASSEAAHDEPAKLDDQEEDQRKTKKQLKPKKTNQKRQREPRFAFMTKSEVDHLEDGYRWRKYGQKAVKNSPFPRSYYRCTTISCNVKKRVERCFSDPSIVVTTYEGQHTHPSPVMPRPNLVGSHLNSAISAASFGMPMQTTPSHYHQHFQQPFTDNLSPLNFGHNGSLNATFLNQKRFCTPGPEPGPSLLKDHGLLQDILPSHMLKEE; this is encoded by the exons ATGGAGAGAAAACAGGGTGTAAAGGTGGAAGATGTATTGGGAAACTCATCGTGTTCGGTGAATGATTTCCCATTACAAAGTATATTTGATTTGAGCAGCAACGAAGAAGAGAAGATCCGGTCGTTAGGGTTCATGGACTTGCTGGGTGTTCAAGACTTGATCTGTAGTCCTGTATTGGAGATCATGGCAGCACAGCAGGCTCCCTCTCTAATGGCAACCCAACCACCCAATCCTTTTTCTTCCACGAAGATCGAATCTCCTCATGAGGTTTTCAATCAGCCTGCCACTCCTAACTCTTCCACGATTTCATCTGCATCAAGTGAGGCTGCTCATGATGAACCTGCTAAACTAGATGACCAAGAAGAGGACCAGCGAAAAACCAAGAAACA GTTGAAACCCAAGAAGACAAATCAGAAGAGACAGAGAGAACCGAGATTCGCGTTCATGACAAAGAGCGAGGTTGATCATTTGGAAGATGGTTACAGATGGAGAAAGTACGGACAAAAAGCTGTAAAAAACAGCCCCTTCCCTAG GAGTTATTATCGTTGCACCACCATCTCATGTAATGTGAAGAAAAGAGTTGAGAGATGTTTCAGTGATCCAAGCATCGTGGTAACCACTTACGAAGGCCAACATACTCACCCCAGTCCGGTCATGCCTCGTCCCAACCTTGTTGGTTCTCATCTGAATTCAGCCATCTCCGCCGCAAGTTTTGGcatgccaatgcaaactactccATCTCACTATCACCAGCATTTTCAACAGCCTTTTACTGATAACTTGTCTCCTTTGAACTTTGGCCATAATGGGTCCCTTAACGCCACTTTTCTTAATCAGAAGCGCTTTTGCACCCCAGGGCCAGAACCAGGACCGTCTTTGCTTAAAGACCATGGCCTTCTTCAGGACATTCTGCCATCCCATATGCTGAAGGAAGAGTAG
- the LOC107895304 gene encoding WRKY transcription factor 23 isoform X1: MERKQGVKVEDVLGNSSCSVNDFPLQSIFDLSSNEEEKIRSLGFMDLLGVQDLICSPVLEIMAAQQAPSLMATQPPNPFSSTKIESPHEVFNQPATPNSSTISSASSEAAHDEPAKLDDQEEDQRKTKKQCPILKLIWIRYQGFGFHQSDLKLIMKIIFCCFGVYGFRLKPKKTNQKRQREPRFAFMTKSEVDHLEDGYRWRKYGQKAVKNSPFPRSYYRCTTISCNVKKRVERCFSDPSIVVTTYEGQHTHPSPVMPRPNLVGSHLNSAISAASFGMPMQTTPSHYHQHFQQPFTDNLSPLNFGHNGSLNATFLNQKRFCTPGPEPGPSLLKDHGLLQDILPSHMLKEE; encoded by the exons ATGGAGAGAAAACAGGGTGTAAAGGTGGAAGATGTATTGGGAAACTCATCGTGTTCGGTGAATGATTTCCCATTACAAAGTATATTTGATTTGAGCAGCAACGAAGAAGAGAAGATCCGGTCGTTAGGGTTCATGGACTTGCTGGGTGTTCAAGACTTGATCTGTAGTCCTGTATTGGAGATCATGGCAGCACAGCAGGCTCCCTCTCTAATGGCAACCCAACCACCCAATCCTTTTTCTTCCACGAAGATCGAATCTCCTCATGAGGTTTTCAATCAGCCTGCCACTCCTAACTCTTCCACGATTTCATCTGCATCAAGTGAGGCTGCTCATGATGAACCTGCTAAACTAGATGACCAAGAAGAGGACCAGCGAAAAACCAAGAAACA GTGTcccattttgaaattaatttggaTAAGATATCAGGGTTTTGGTTTCCATCAAAGTGATTTGAAGCTGATCATGAagattattttttgttgttttggcGTTTATGGGTTTAGGTTGAAACCCAAGAAGACAAATCAGAAGAGACAGAGAGAACCGAGATTCGCGTTCATGACAAAGAGCGAGGTTGATCATTTGGAAGATGGTTACAGATGGAGAAAGTACGGACAAAAAGCTGTAAAAAACAGCCCCTTCCCTAG GAGTTATTATCGTTGCACCACCATCTCATGTAATGTGAAGAAAAGAGTTGAGAGATGTTTCAGTGATCCAAGCATCGTGGTAACCACTTACGAAGGCCAACATACTCACCCCAGTCCGGTCATGCCTCGTCCCAACCTTGTTGGTTCTCATCTGAATTCAGCCATCTCCGCCGCAAGTTTTGGcatgccaatgcaaactactccATCTCACTATCACCAGCATTTTCAACAGCCTTTTACTGATAACTTGTCTCCTTTGAACTTTGGCCATAATGGGTCCCTTAACGCCACTTTTCTTAATCAGAAGCGCTTTTGCACCCCAGGGCCAGAACCAGGACCGTCTTTGCTTAAAGACCATGGCCTTCTTCAGGACATTCTGCCATCCCATATGCTGAAGGAAGAGTAG